The Erigeron canadensis isolate Cc75 chromosome 1, C_canadensis_v1, whole genome shotgun sequence genome segment GAAGCCGAACGCAAAGAAAAAACCGCCCGTGAAAAAGAAGAACAATACTGGCGAGAAGCCGAAGGCGCAAAATCACGAGCCGCCAAGAAACGTGAAGAAGAATCCGAAAAGAAAGCCGAAGCCTTGGCTCGAAAAGCCGAGGCAAAACGGCTGGCAGATTTAGAAGAAAAAGAGATTGAAAAGTCTTTAAAGAAAGTGGATAAGAAAGCCAACAGGGTTTCAATTCCTGTTCCGAAAGTAACGGAAGCGGAATTGATTAAAAGAAGGGAAGAAGAACAAGCCCAGATGGCGAAAAAGGCGGAAGAGGAAAAAAGGAAGTTGAGTAGGACTGCTAAAGAAGAGGAATATGAGAAGATTGTTCTTGTTGAGAATACGAATCGAGACGATTCGATTATTGAAGCGAGGTCTGTTGAAGAGGCTATTGCAAAGATGTCGGTTTCGGATGCTTTGCCTGCTGATAAACATCCTGAGAAAAGACTTAAAGCTTCCTTTAAggtgtgtgttttgattatttgttttgttgaattatgattgttagttttgtaTATGTATCTAAATATGATAATGATTGGTTTAAGAAGTAATGGATTTAGGGTGGCTGATCAATCAACTTTGGACTAGACTAATACATGAAAATAGTACTAGAAACTATAGAGTTTTGTAGACATTGAGTGCGGGTCGTGACCACCCTTTGCCGGAATATATTTTTGAGTTTCGAAGATGGGGTCTTTTTATGAACAAAGATGATTGCTTTTTAGAAGGGGTTGTCAAATACTAGTAATGTGTTGAATTAGAATTATAACTAGATAATTTTCCCTAAAATGCAATATCCAACGCCTTTTTAGAAATTGAGAAATAATAGGTTGTTTGTGTTGGGTTTTGGAACTTTAATTAATTGTATGTAGCTTTGTTTTTGGTGCGGTTTGGCTACAAAAGGTATCAACTTTGACACTGGTTTGTATACGTGAACCATTAATGTTAATGAAAAGAACCAGCAGGATGTCGAGTAGCGTAGGTAGCAACTGATATGGTAGATATTATGATGTTTTTTGAGATCCTTTAGTAAAGTTTTTATGTTCCTTTATTGGTTATGGTGTGCTCTTTAGTTTCTTAATATTATAAACTGGATGCACCGATCAGATGAATGCATACTTTCTTTAGATAACCTGCGGACAAGACTCACGTGCTCTATCTTTTCGTTTAGTGTATTTAAGCACATTCTTTTGTGGCTTTGTATGCTCAATATGACAACAGTGCTGCTTAGTTTCTTCTGAGATTACtgtttacactttctttttttctgCAAGTAATGGACCTTGTTGTTACTTGTTAGTAACTCGAGTATGAATACAATTATTGACGTCTCTGTCACAGGCAATATAACTAAATTTGTAATATATCTCTCCATGTAATTCATCCTGTGaatgtaatttttattatattgaagTAATTCATTAACTtcttatatatgttgtatgaCTTGCGCTTGTAAAATTGATCAACCCTGTGTCTCATCATACCGTTGGGTCGGTTGTAGTCAGTGATGTCAGTGTTCTTGCCAAAaacataatttagaaaagaaattaGGAGAAACATAATGAGGGATCACGTGAATGAATGCATATTACCTCACGTAAATCTAAATTGAAGTCATTCGATGGAAGCTCGAATGCTTGATGGAGACCATTTAAAGTCTGATTTATATCTTATGTGCTCTTTTATAATCTGGTTGAATTGTTTGCTTTCAGGCTTTTGAAGAAGCAGAGCTTCCATTGCTGAAAGCTGAGAAGCCTGGTCTCACTCACACCCAGTATAAGGACATGATCTGGAAGCTCTGGAAAAAGTCTCCCGATAATCCACTTAACCGGGTAATATGATGATTAATTTATTAACTATTTCAGTTGGTTATTTGATGATGTATGGTGTTTAATAAACTTTCGTGCATACATGGATGAATTGTAGCATGACTAAAGTATTCATATGATTGGTACACCAATACATTGAATGCTACAAAGTTTTGTTAGGATAGCAACTGACTTATTTGGAATTCGGTTTGAAAAACTGATTGCAAAGTTCTAGTTTTGGCCAACGAAGTAAAAGCATTTTCAGAGGATATCTCTTGAAGCATGCATATTTTCCATTTATGCTTAAAAGAATCTGTCAGTTTTTGCATTCTCTGGCATAAGGTGTTAATGTAGTTTCTGTAGACGTAgaaatcataaattataatacACTTTAAGTTATGATATCTTTTTTGGTTTATTCTTTgtgttataatatataaagaagCCTTATAAATGTGAGCTTTCTTAATTAAAGGTAATTTTATAATGTATCATCATATCTAAAATGGAGCGAGAGGGGGGAAAAAGTAACATTTCAACGTCTATGACGTTATTTCTCCTACTGTTGATGTAGATCAATCTGATACTATTTAAACTTCTTTTAGAGTAATGATGAGAAGTAAGGAATTGATGGAATCTGTTCCTTGGTGTTTCCATTGGATATTGAACTAATAAAATCGTGGATCTGATTGAAATATTTGAGTTGAATTTCTTCGGATTATATGGTTAAAAAAGGTAGAAAACTTCACCTTTGAGTGAGTTTAGATTTAGTTAGGCCTGACTTAAACCATATAGAGTAATCTGATGTCTTTTTTGCAACTTCTATAGTGACATAATGAGCTTCTATTGAAGTGGGCTACGATTAGTAAGCAT includes the following:
- the LOC122599283 gene encoding coiled-coil domain-containing protein 124 codes for the protein MNNTHTLTSHTNTKTDQKEKKVVLLFSFFPLKSKPTRKMPPKKMGVNSKAEAAKARKSNQEAERKEKTAREKEEQYWREAEGAKSRAAKKREEESEKKAEALARKAEAKRLADLEEKEIEKSLKKVDKKANRVSIPVPKVTEAELIKRREEEQAQMAKKAEEEKRKLSRTAKEEEYEKIVLVENTNRDDSIIEARSVEEAIAKMSVSDALPADKHPEKRLKASFKAFEEAELPLLKAEKPGLTHTQYKDMIWKLWKKSPDNPLNRVAEK